The following proteins are co-located in the Tachysurus vachellii isolate PV-2020 chromosome 17, HZAU_Pvac_v1, whole genome shotgun sequence genome:
- the wdr55 gene encoding WD repeat-containing protein 55 isoform X1, whose product MATTELKHETLPDEEMLGDLEKNKIRETPEDIKQEAIINTLAFHPKEDILAAGDVDGDIYLYRYSCEDGKNKELWSSGHHLKSCRKVAFSSDGEKLFSVSKDKAVHVMDAVAGKLVTRLSKAHSKPINALLVVDENVVATGDDEGTLKVWDMRRSTSFMSLKHHEDYISDIAADSAKRTLLTSSGDGSMGVFNLKRRRFELLSEIQDGDLTSVSIMKHGRKVVCGSSEGTLYIFNWNGFGATSDRFALQAESVDCIVPITDNILCTASMDGVIRAVNILPNRVVGSVGQHISEPIEEIACSWDKRFLASCAHDQLIKFWDISRLLAMSVSDYRQQKKKDGCLKALSNKAFGGVGDFFSGLLDSNDPNSTTEEAEDSDEDNDGDSERN is encoded by the exons ATGGCGACTACCGAGCTGAAACACGAGACTTTACCAGATGAAGAAATGCTCGGTGatctagaaaaaaat AAGATCCGAGAGACTCCAGAAGACATCAAGCAAGAGGCCATCATTAACACACTGGCTTTCCATCCAAAAGAAGATATCCTTGCTGCTGGAGATGTTGATGGAGACATATATTT ATACAGATACTCATGCGAAGATGGGAAGAACAAAGAGCTGTGGTCATCTGGGCATCACCTGAAGTCCTGCAGAAAAGTTGCTTTCTCAAGTGATGGAGAAA AATTATTTAGCGTGTCCAAAGACAAAGCTGTTCATGTCATGGATGCAGTGGCTGGAAAACTTGTTACGCGCCTTTCTAAAGCCCACAG CAAGCCTATTAATGCCCTGCTGGTAGTTGATGAGAATGTGGTTGCCACTGGGGATGATGAGGGCACATTGAAAGTGTGGGACATGAGAAGAAGCACTTCATTTATGTCCCTGAAACACCACGAGGACTACATCAGTGACATAGCTGCTGATTCAGCAAAGAGGACTTTGCTTACATCCAG TGGTGATGGATCTATGGGTGTGTTCAATTTAAAGAGGAGAAGATTTGAACTGCTCTCTGAAATCCAGGATGGCGATCTCACTTCTGTGTCCATTATGAAG CATGGCCGAAAGGTGGTGTGTGGCTCCAGCGAAGGGACGCTCTACATTTTCAACTGGAATGGATTTGGTGCAACTAGTGATCGATTTGCCCTCCAGGCAGAGTCTGTAGACTGCATTGTTCCAATTACAGACAACATATTGTGTACTGCCTCTATGGATGGAGTCATCAG GGCTGTCAATATCTTGCCAAATCGGGTTGTTGGCAGTGTAGGGCAGCACATCAGTGAACCTATCGAGGAAATAGCTTGTTCATGGGACAAACGCTTTCTTGCCAGCTGTGCTCATGACCAGCTCATCAAGTTTTGGGATATTTCAAGACTCCTTGCCATGAGTGTCAGCGATTAtcgacagcaaaaaaaaaaagatggctgTCTCAAGGCACTTAGCAATAAAGCATTTGGTGGAGTAGGGGACTTTTTCTCTGGACTACTTGACAGTAATGACCCAAACAGTACAACAGAAGAGGCAGAGGACAGTGATGAAGATAATGATGGGGACAGTGAAAGAAACTAA
- the wdr55 gene encoding WD repeat-containing protein 55 isoform X2 — protein sequence MATTELKHETLPDEEMLGDLEKNIRETPEDIKQEAIINTLAFHPKEDILAAGDVDGDIYLYRYSCEDGKNKELWSSGHHLKSCRKVAFSSDGEKLFSVSKDKAVHVMDAVAGKLVTRLSKAHSKPINALLVVDENVVATGDDEGTLKVWDMRRSTSFMSLKHHEDYISDIAADSAKRTLLTSSGDGSMGVFNLKRRRFELLSEIQDGDLTSVSIMKHGRKVVCGSSEGTLYIFNWNGFGATSDRFALQAESVDCIVPITDNILCTASMDGVIRAVNILPNRVVGSVGQHISEPIEEIACSWDKRFLASCAHDQLIKFWDISRLLAMSVSDYRQQKKKDGCLKALSNKAFGGVGDFFSGLLDSNDPNSTTEEAEDSDEDNDGDSERN from the exons ATGGCGACTACCGAGCTGAAACACGAGACTTTACCAGATGAAGAAATGCTCGGTGatctagaaaaaaat ATCCGAGAGACTCCAGAAGACATCAAGCAAGAGGCCATCATTAACACACTGGCTTTCCATCCAAAAGAAGATATCCTTGCTGCTGGAGATGTTGATGGAGACATATATTT ATACAGATACTCATGCGAAGATGGGAAGAACAAAGAGCTGTGGTCATCTGGGCATCACCTGAAGTCCTGCAGAAAAGTTGCTTTCTCAAGTGATGGAGAAA AATTATTTAGCGTGTCCAAAGACAAAGCTGTTCATGTCATGGATGCAGTGGCTGGAAAACTTGTTACGCGCCTTTCTAAAGCCCACAG CAAGCCTATTAATGCCCTGCTGGTAGTTGATGAGAATGTGGTTGCCACTGGGGATGATGAGGGCACATTGAAAGTGTGGGACATGAGAAGAAGCACTTCATTTATGTCCCTGAAACACCACGAGGACTACATCAGTGACATAGCTGCTGATTCAGCAAAGAGGACTTTGCTTACATCCAG TGGTGATGGATCTATGGGTGTGTTCAATTTAAAGAGGAGAAGATTTGAACTGCTCTCTGAAATCCAGGATGGCGATCTCACTTCTGTGTCCATTATGAAG CATGGCCGAAAGGTGGTGTGTGGCTCCAGCGAAGGGACGCTCTACATTTTCAACTGGAATGGATTTGGTGCAACTAGTGATCGATTTGCCCTCCAGGCAGAGTCTGTAGACTGCATTGTTCCAATTACAGACAACATATTGTGTACTGCCTCTATGGATGGAGTCATCAG GGCTGTCAATATCTTGCCAAATCGGGTTGTTGGCAGTGTAGGGCAGCACATCAGTGAACCTATCGAGGAAATAGCTTGTTCATGGGACAAACGCTTTCTTGCCAGCTGTGCTCATGACCAGCTCATCAAGTTTTGGGATATTTCAAGACTCCTTGCCATGAGTGTCAGCGATTAtcgacagcaaaaaaaaaaagatggctgTCTCAAGGCACTTAGCAATAAAGCATTTGGTGGAGTAGGGGACTTTTTCTCTGGACTACTTGACAGTAATGACCCAAACAGTACAACAGAAGAGGCAGAGGACAGTGATGAAGATAATGATGGGGACAGTGAAAGAAACTAA